One region of Streptomyces sp. NBC_00442 genomic DNA includes:
- a CDS encoding sensor histidine kinase, with the protein MSSIGNSTALCPPGRPDVLGFDPDDLPDGIVVADDKGQVICFNAAAVRITAVAKHEALGFPLERALPLEDLKGRRWWQLTDPYGGLAIRVGQPERNLLLPGGREVLVSARYVREHPKGPVRRVVVSLRSTEARRRTERSHAELIATVAHELRSPLTSVKGFTATLLAKWERFTDDQKRLMLETVDADANRVTRLIAELLDISRIDSGRLEVRRQPVDVPAAVGRHLQAHVASGQAPDRFLVRVQRPLPDLWADPDKIDQVLGNLLENAVRHGEGTVTIEVAPAPVRIDEHDEKGTAVTVSDEGPGIPEESMGRVFTRFWRGSKRGGTGLGLYIVKGIVEAHGGTITVGRGPGGGAQFRFILPVGAPAYLQ; encoded by the coding sequence ATGAGCAGCATCGGCAACAGCACCGCGCTGTGTCCGCCCGGCCGTCCTGACGTCCTCGGCTTCGACCCCGACGACCTGCCCGACGGCATCGTCGTCGCGGACGACAAGGGCCAGGTGATCTGCTTCAACGCCGCAGCCGTCAGAATCACGGCGGTCGCGAAGCACGAGGCACTCGGCTTCCCCCTGGAGCGCGCGCTGCCCCTGGAAGACCTCAAGGGCCGCCGCTGGTGGCAGCTCACCGACCCGTACGGCGGCCTCGCCATCCGGGTCGGCCAGCCCGAACGCAATCTGCTGCTCCCCGGCGGCCGCGAAGTCCTGGTCTCCGCGCGCTACGTGCGCGAACACCCGAAGGGGCCCGTGCGACGGGTCGTGGTCAGCCTGCGCTCCACCGAGGCCCGGCGGCGCACCGAACGCTCGCACGCCGAGCTGATCGCCACCGTCGCCCACGAGCTGCGCTCCCCGCTGACCTCCGTCAAGGGCTTCACCGCGACGCTGCTCGCCAAGTGGGAGCGGTTCACGGACGATCAGAAGCGCCTCATGCTGGAGACCGTCGACGCCGACGCCAACCGCGTCACCCGGCTCATCGCCGAGCTCCTCGACATCTCCCGCATCGACTCCGGCCGCCTCGAAGTGCGCCGCCAGCCCGTCGACGTCCCCGCCGCCGTCGGCCGTCACCTCCAGGCGCACGTCGCATCGGGACAGGCCCCGGACCGCTTCCTCGTCCGCGTCCAGCGCCCGCTGCCCGATCTGTGGGCCGATCCCGACAAGATCGACCAGGTGCTCGGCAACCTGCTGGAAAACGCGGTGCGCCACGGCGAGGGAACCGTCACCATTGAGGTGGCACCAGCGCCCGTCCGCATCGACGAGCACGACGAGAAGGGAACGGCGGTCACCGTGAGCGACGAAGGCCCCGGCATCCCCGAGGAGTCGATGGGCCGTGTCTTCACCCGCTTCTGGCGGGGGAGCAAGCGCGGCGGGACGGGCCTCGGCCTGTACATCGTCAAGGGCATCGTCGAGGCGCACGGCGGCACCATCACGGTCGGCCGGGGGCCGGGCGGTGGCGCACAGTTCCGATTTATCCTGCCCGTCGGCGCTCCGGCGTATCTCCAGTAG